CAGCTGATAGCTACAATTATTCTCATTCTCTACCAAAAGTCCAGTTTGCAAGGTTTTCAAAGTACACTCCTCAATCTATTTCTTATTCCTCTACTCAAATGTATCAACAAAAAGAATATTCTGATCATATAACCGAGATGACAAATGTGCACAAATCAAGAAAACGAAAGTTGATGGTAACAGAGGACCAATGGGGTTCACAAATCACTATTCCAAAAGTGATACAGAACAGACCGCTGATTGAAAAGTGGTTTGTTCAGAAAAGATTCAAGATGGTTAAAGTTCGGAATATCCAACGCCCTCAGTTGTCCTATCAACTTCTAAGTGCATTGACATGTCTTAATTCTCCAGATGGAATGATATCTACAACAGAAATTTATTCGTTCATTTTGTAAGTTCCCTTAATTTAATTCTTTCAAATGTATCACTGGATCATTcagtctaattttttaatttcgcgaGAGAATCAAAGTCGACCAATCAGCACTACGGCGTGGCCAATCTCTCTGATTGGCTGCCATCTTTCTTTCATTCACGAGCGaagtatatattttcaattaattcttCAGACATCACTGGCGTTATTATCGCTACgcaaatgaaaattggaaaaactcgGTCCGTCATGTACTTTGCAAATGTCAATTATTTGATGTTCTACAAGTTGAAGGTTTATCGCGGAAGGGGAACGTTTATAAACTGAAAAGGCCCGACAATGTTGAGAAGGAAATGATCGATGTTAAAACTCTGGGTTGTATGCAAAAAGATTCGCGTGGAATTGGTAAGTAGGCAGGTCTTCCTACCTTTAAGGTCACTGCAAATTACTCGCTGCAAAGTTATTATTGAGGCGgtagatttttcatttattcttttcatttcaaaataattttttgttaacttctgaaaatcttctgaaaaattcaattaaaaaacgataaatGAACTTTTTCTCGACGAGACCCAACCGTATGAACCCGCGTGCCTTTGAGTTCGAGTTTGAGAAATAGCTGAACTATAGTACAATACAGAAAGACTCGAAATTCCtgagaaaaatgtatatatttttaatggttgtacttatttttaattctttgattttcagatttctacATCAAAATGCTCGCTGGCCAAATCGGTCTTCCTCGTCATCTCTTCTACAGTATTGTCGGAAATGAAATGCCAGAATACGCGGGACCAGAGAATTCAGCCATCTTCTATCATCTGCTTTCGATGCGGAAAATCATTCCAAAACTCGAGACACGATATTTCCTGGAGCATTGGCAAATGGAGCACAAGGCAACGGAGCCAATGTTTTTCGAAGAGTTTGTACCATATTCTACATCATTGGTGTCTTGTGTTGAGAACATTAGCTCATATGGTGAAGGTGTTGGTCCGGGAAATGATGAGCTATATGATTTGAGTGATAGGCAAATTATTTGTTTCCATAAGAATATCCGTGCTTATCATTCACTTCAAAAAAGATGCCATaaaatgaattattcaaattggATGACTCCATCACTGATTTATGTCCAAGAAGCTGTGATGGACAAAGAAATTGTTGAAGATGATATCAGAAACGGCACAATCGAGTGTGAAGGTGTTGccagaaaagaagaagccaAGAAGAATTTCCAGGATCCAGCTCTGATTTCGATCtataattaaaattcgaaatcgtCATTAATAACTCTAATAAAGTGATTTCAATAAAAGAAAgttttatattattattatcataATTGATTAAAACAGGAAAAGTACACGAAAAAGGCATCTGGTGGGAACAAGTAGATCGCAAATGATCACAGCagtgagaagaaaaaagaaaccgaGTATAAAATTAACCTGAATGGCTGTGGGATATTGAAAGAGGTAGGATATAATGGGAGAAATacataaaagaaaaatttaaaacgcaAATTTCAAcgcggaaatttgaaaaaaaattgagatcgGTGAAGGGTAAAGTCATGGAATGGGGGAAATGGTGAGGAAATATTGGAAAGAAAATACATTATTTGGATGGTTTCTTGAGGGGCATTGTGATAGATACCGTATTCTCTCAATACCTACTGCAGAGGCATAAGAAACCACCGTAACTTATtacaaattcaacttttaactTTCTTGagtgcatttcaaaaaatacagcgCAAAGAAAAGCAGAGATATTTGAGAGAATACGGTATGCTAGACTTTGAATCTTATACATCCATCATTCACGAGTTCATAATTATAATCATTGTGCTGCAGCATTGCCAAAACTTGAGGTTTAATCTTGGCTCCACATTTCGAATTATTACCAGATCCAGTTACCACAGTGATTCGTCTATCAAGGTTTCTagctaaaaaatatgaatatttttggcacaaaatatttcaaaaaatattaccaGCTTTCAAATGATATTTGACTGCTTCAATCGCTTCTTTCACAAGTTTAACTGCTCCATCAACTGACATGTAATGTAAATCAAGAAACCATGGATTGTTGTGGGCttctcgaattttccgatCAAGTTCTTTCACTTccgatgatttttcaattttcattcgtGACGCTCGATCGACAATTATCAATTGGCGATATTTCGCAGCAGCCATCGAATTAGAAGATGTGATGCGATCTGCTTCGATTTTCTGTCGAGTTCTAATGGCAAGCAATTGGATTTCTTCCAATTGggaatgtctgaaaatgcgaaatgttagaattttcatttttaaatgtttacaAACTGGCTAACCTTCCACTTCTTTTCTTTAGGAAATGATTTTCCTCTtctttcttcgattttttcggcaacgAAAGACGAAGTGGACTCGGTGAAGACGCAACTTTTTTACTCCATGTCGGTTTCGGTTTCAACTTCACCGCATATGTATTCTCTACTTCGCCATTACTCAAAAGAATTTCACGAGTAAAGTCCACTTTTCTACCAGCGATATTATACGCTTCACGGACTACTTTTTTATTAGTACCCGGAAATGATTCCTCTAGATTTGCAATGTTGAAATAATCCTCTTCGATCAAATCATTGTCTCCATTTTCGTCGTTCATTTCAGAGTGCAAGAGGAGTGCGATTTGTTCATCATTCTCGGTATCGggattatctgaaaataattttatattagGGAAaggattttgaaatattaagtGACGTTTCTAAGGGgttatgtcaaaaaaaaactatgttaTTAAAAtaactctttttttaatttaaaatcgaTTGATTACAGGTTGGGGTGATTATacccaaaaaaataacttttagatacgtacaattttgcgtactttaaaaatgtttccacaAATAGTTATGTTGATAGTTAtgttaattaataattttgtgCTGACTATAAACTTGAATCTCTgcggtttttaatttttctacattctGGAACAAGGAAAATTCGTAGTTATTTTCATTCGATTCTGCAAAACTTACACATTTCTTCCACAAACTTGAGTGCAAGTCTCTCAACTCTTCTagcttcaatttcttcttcaatagtcatatttgaaacagtgaagCTCTCCAAAGCTTCAATCTCATCGAGAAGAATTCGTTCGTCAACTGGAATTTCTCCTTCAATGAATTCTTCGCCGAGATTATACATCAAATTGAACGTCTTCTCGAATCCAAGAACTTGAAGATAATGACGAAGCTCTATAATATCCATTTTACTGAACACGTGACGAAGCAATGAAAATGCGATTTCGTCAGATGTaccgctgaaaattgacttctcgaattttgtttgaatttttgaaaaatacttacACTAAAAGTTGAAGAGAAGGTTTGAAAACAGTTTCCCCATATTGAGATATCTCAAAACTCTccgtttcagtttttctttcaaccATACGAACTGGTCCTTTCCAAATACTTGAAACATTATGTTCTTCACCAGAAAAAACACCACAATGTTTGAATACCGAATCAAAGCCTGCCAGTCCGTAggtaactgaaaattgttttatttttagttggatagttaaaaaaagattttaaactTACTACACTGAACGTCTACTTGAGTACCGACACTTCTCATTGATTTAACTTTGATTTCAGGAGTCATTGAGAATATTTGAGATAGTGAGGATGTGGATGAAGTTGTCGATTCTGTCAGTGATCCTTTATTGACTGAACTGATTGGTGATTTACACAGGACACTGGTAATCTCCGTATCGatgtggaaatttgaaattctgaaaattgtatttttaatgttcaaaTTACACGCTTGccaaatatattaaaattacgtggtgccagagtgtTCAACATGGTCAAAAGCGTGCCACATCACTATTCtatggtttaaaaaaactttagatGAAAATGTGGGAAAGCCTGACACCAACTGAGCTTTTGGCTTACTTTACTGAAGCTTCTCCACCAATTACTAAATGTTCCCAGCCGAgttgattttcttttaattgcATGATTTTCGACTCGATAGACCCGATCTCTTCATCTTTTTCGCTTCTTCtgtaaaatgaaatatttagaagaaaattcaggaattaaaactcaaactttttgcATTCAATTGCATCGTGTCTCCAATCCGTGTCCGGCTCCAACACGAAAATTTCGTAGTGGCCATTAACCGCTAACTCTGCGAATTTTTTAACACTTGATCGTTGTACGTTCTCCTCGTCTACAACGATAAGATGTTTATCTTCATCGATAAATTTTCgcactgaaattaatttttattatgtaCACAAACaatgtttaaattaaataCCTGATCTTGTTATATTATTGGAAACATCGTTTTTCACAATAACGCCGTTTTCGGAATGGTTTACCAACTCTCGAGCTAATGTTGATTTTCCGGATCCCGTAACTCCGcgaattaaaataattgtgCGATGACCTTCGACAAGGCATTTTTGAATATCCGATATCTCAGCATCGAAATTAAAACACTGTTCATGCTTTCGTGGTGACATTGTTGGCTGAtcactgaaaactttttttcataaaacgaGTGATAGATTTTtaataatgatttttcaggCTTGCGTCGTCTATCACGTGAAATTGGGGAGAGCAAGACGCAGAGATGGAAAGAAAACTGGGTAGAAGTCACAATCCACGCACACTTCGTGAAGACATATGAATTGTGGAAAAGGACGTGTTAAAGCCCGTCccctttttcaaaatgaaagttATGAAAATGTGTCGAAGTTtcgacacatttttttttcgcgaaacaatgttttaattatgAATAAAGAAGGAATCTGGGCGCAATATATACAAAGCCGGTTATTAGACACCAGAGCTTTATTGTTGCTTTCATTTTCTACCGATGGGTCTAAAATacaggaaaaaggaaaataaaacataaaaaaaccatttcaaaatCATAAAGTTTAcacttttaaattcaaaaaataaacaaaaatgtgtttctgTGCAAACACTCGACGGCTTATGGTACCAATGCACCTGATTTGACGACGATTGATATTCCCGGCAATTCGAATTGCAAAGCGGAGCAGCTTGCTCTTTGTTTGCttcatttaaataatattttataactcttcactttttctaacaattactttttataaaacattAAAGTTCCGATAAACATTTACAGCTGTCACTCAATTAACCTATAACAATCCTGGATGGTGAGAGACtagtattttaaaacatttttaattgaatatatTATTCCAGGACGTTGGAATTGCGAGTACATCTAACACAAACGATGTGGAGTTTGACGATGGTATATATTATTGATTAACATTCACATGATAATggttttctttcagatttcaTCCGACATGCTCGTCACATGCCGatcaataaattaattgaagagCTGGCAATGTTGGAACACGGTAAACCAGCTGTCAAGATTatcttttattgattttattttaattattaaatttaaatgtttcagaCAATCATCCACTTTTACATACTGCTCGCCGGAACTTCGATAAAGATAGAAAAGTCCAGAAGGATCGAATTGAGTGCCATCGCGCGAGAGCCGAACTAAAAGGTATCTTttgaattgttgaaaactttgaaaagctcaaaatacaaattctttagcaaaaaatgatttcaataCAAGAAGTGCCGCAGATCAAGCAGAATGCACATTGCGGTTAACGGAATTGCTAGACGAATTCACGAAAAGGAGTGATGAAATGGACAAAACAGTTTTGCATGAATACGGAGTCATCGATATTCATAAACAACAGTCAGCTCCGCCTGTGTTCGAGTCCAACAAGAAAACTCTGCGAGGACGTGGAGGAGGACAGCTTGTTGAGCCAGTCACTTACTTCAATTCAAATCAGAATACTCGAATACCTGAATTCAAGCTGAATTTGTCTTTCGAAAATCCGAGAATTCGACAAGAGTTGGATATTATTATGAATCGGCCGAATTCGCGTCGAATCATTGTCTGTTCGGTATCGATTCAGAAACCGAAACTTGTGATCGATAACAAGTCATTCAAACACGGCGAAGATGTCTATGCGTATAACAGAATATTTGGAGAAATGCTCGCAAAACTCGAAATTGTCACCGATAAAATGATTAACTTGAAAGGGGCTAATGTAAGTTATCTGATGTTtctacaattaaaaaaattgtttttttttccaaattaattttcgaagattaacgaaaaacgattaaaaatcaataaaacgcAATAAAGAGGGCTTGGctttctttttaatttaaattataatttttctgattgttGTATGAAGCTACAAAATGTActgtttttgtatttgaatatTGTATTACAGGGTTGGGATTCTCGGCAAATATCAGCGACAGTGGAAGATTTAGAAGAAGGACGTGTGACAATCACTAAGCAAAGAGGAAAGGATAAAGGATTGTGATATTTCACTGTTTTACTCATTCGCTTTTTAAATAAGAActatatgccgatttgccgatatatttttgtttattagGCCTCTCACATTCCTGTACAATGTTTCTACCAAATAAACTgcatttttatctgaaaattcgaatttatttttgtctaCTTTTTACTCGTTGCATTCGAGATCAGCATATCTTCCGGTCTATTTATATTCAacgatttttataaattagtACTCCTTCatgtttaatttcattttatctGTAAGctttactgtatttttttaaaatctttctTGCTTCTATCTGATTATACAATGTTCTTTACTCATTTTCAAGGTATTTTTATGCCTCACAATTTATGCACATTTCGGGCTTGGAGATTTATCCTCTATATTACATgcctgtttttttaaagtgtatATAATGtttaacaaataattttttatcaatgcTATTGTATATTCTCCAGCTAACCGTTGTTTCGAAAACATCACCtagcattttaaaattcacaaaatcttGCTTCCTTATAATCAAgaagatttttcagatgctcTGCGAAATCGAATGCCGCGCTTTGAGCACGGCACACACGAGGCTCATCCACGACTTTGAACCACGTGACGCATTGACTTATTTAGAAggcaaaaacattttcacagaAGATCATTCTGAACTTATCAGTAAAATGTCAACTCGCCTCGAGAGGATCGCCAATTTTCTTCGAATCTATCGACGTCAAGCTTCTGAACTTGGACCACTCATCGACTTTTTCAACTACAACAATCAAAGTCACCTTGCTGATTTCCTCGAAGACTACATCGATTTTGCGATAAATGAGCCAGATCTACTTCGTCCAGTAGTGATTGCTCCACAATTTTCCCGACAAATGCTCGATAGGAAACTATTGCTTGGGAATGTTCCAAAACAAATGACATGCTATATTCGAGAGTATCACGTGGATCGAGTGATCAAAAAGCTCGACGAGATGTGTGATTTAGGTGAGAAAACTGGAAGCTCTCGTGTTTATTATAATCTTGCTTAAACTTCAGACtccttttttctgtttctacACGGCCGAGCTGGATCCGGAAAATCAGTAATTGCATCACAAGCTCTTTCGAAATCTGACCAACTTATTGGAATGTGAGTGGTATTATCTGAATCCTACGGATCTTCATTCTATTACAGAAATTATGATTCAATCGTTTGGCTCAAAGATAGTGGAACAGCTCCAAAATCTACATTCGATTTATTTACGGATATTTTGCTGATGCTAAAGTGAGTGAATAGAGTGCATGTAACATTCAgcatgattttgaaattatgaaaatttgaccTGGTTAGCttttaatttgatatttcGTGACGCTTGCATGTTTTGTGTGTTTGAAGACGAGCCCGTGTTGTGAGCGACACGGATGACTCGCATTCGATCACCGACTTCATTAACCGTGTTCTTTCAAGAAGCGAAGACGATCTTCTCAATTTCCCATCGGTGGAGCATGTCACGTCAGTTGTACTCAAAAGGATGGTAAGTTGCTTGCCGATTCTGGTACAATATCttaaattattggtttttagATCTGCAACGCACTCATTGATCGTCCAAATACTTTATTCGTATTTGATGACGTAGTTCAAGAAGAAACAATTCGTTGGGCTCAGGAGCTACGTCTTCGATGTCTTGTAACTACTCGTGACGTGGAAATATCAAATGCTGCTTCTCAAACATGCGAATTCATTGAAGTGACATCATTGGAAATCGATGAATGTTATGATTTTCTAGAAGCTTATGGAATGCCGATGCCTGttggagaaaaagaagaagatgtgCTTAATAAAACAATCGAACTAAGCAGTGGAAATCCAGCAACGCTTATGATGTTTTTCAAGTCTTGTGAAccgaaa
The nucleotide sequence above comes from Caenorhabditis elegans chromosome III. Encoded proteins:
- the fkh-5 gene encoding Putative forkhead-related transcription factor fkh-5 (Partially confirmed by transcript evidence), with amino-acid sequence MQYALTVIFQSILFVQCQVGEAAFVISQEHEVSKSISINMTLFPSIKWIIHKSFYLYLTYFVMSQQTLPCFQAADSYNYSHSLPKVQFARFSKYTPQSISYSSTQMYQQKEYSDHITEMTNVHKSRKRKLMVTEDQWGSQITIPKVIQNRPLIEKWFVQKRFKMVKVRNIQRPQLSYQLLSALTCLNSPDGMISTTEIYSFILHHWRYYRYANENWKNSVRHVLCKCQLFDVLQVEGLSRKGNVYKLKRPDNVEKEMIDVKTLGCMQKDSRGIDFYIKMLAGQIGLPRHLFYSIVGNEMPEYAGPENSAIFYHLLSMRKIIPKLETRYFLEHWQMEHKATEPMFFEEFVPYSTSLVSCVENISSYGEGVGPGNDELYDLSDRQIICFHKNIRAYHSLQKRCHKMNYSNWMTPSLIYVQEAVMDKEIVEDDIRNGTIECEGVARKEEAKKNFQDPALISIYN
- the nonu-1 gene encoding Smr domain-containing protein (Confirmed by transcript evidence) gives rise to the protein MSPRKHEQCFNFDAEISDIQKCLVEGHRTIILIRGVTGSGKSTLARELVNHSENGVIVKNDVSNNITRSVRKFIDEDKHLIVVDEENVQRSSVKKFAELAVNGHYEIFVLEPDTDWRHDAIECKKRSEKDEEIGSIESKIMQLKENQLGWEHLVIGGEASVKISNFHIDTEITSVLCKSPISSVNKGSLTESTTSSTSSLSQIFSMTPEIKVKSMRSVGTQVDVQCITYGLAGFDSVFKHCGVFSGEEHNVSSIWKGPVRMVERKTETESFEISQYGETVFKPSLQLLVGTSDEIAFSLLRHVFSKMDIIELRHYLQVLGFEKTFNLMYNLGEEFIEGEIPVDERILLDEIEALESFTVSNMTIEEEIEARRVERLALKFVEEMYNPDTENDEQIALLLHSEMNDENGDNDLIEEDYFNIANLEESFPGTNKKVVREAYNIAGRKVDFTREILLSNGEVENTYAVKLKPKPTWSKKVASSPSPLRLSLPKKSKKEEENHFLKKRSGRHSQLEEIQLLAIRTRQKIEADRITSSNSMAAAKYRQLIIVDRASRMKIEKSSEVKELDRKIREAHNNPWFLDLHYMSVDGAVKLVKEAIEAVKYHLKAARNLDRRITVVTGSGNNSKCGAKIKPQVLAMLQHNDYNYELVNDGCIRFKV
- the F26A1.1 gene encoding Non-structural maintenance of chromosomes element 4 (Confirmed by transcript evidence) → MDVGIASTSNTNDVEFDDDFIRHARHMPINKLIEELAMLEHDNHPLLHTARRNFDKDRKVQKDRIECHRARAELKAKNDFNTRSAADQAECTLRLTELLDEFTKRSDEMDKTVLHEYGVIDIHKQQSAPPVFESNKKTLRGRGGGQLVEPVTYFNSNQNTRIPEFKLNLSFENPRIRQELDIIMNRPNSRRIIVCSVSIQKPKLVIDNKSFKHGEDVYAYNRIFGEMLAKLEIVTDKMINLKGANGWDSRQISATVEDLEEGRVTITKQRGKDKGL
- the ced-4 gene encoding Cell death protein 4 (Confirmed by transcript evidence); this encodes MLCEIECRALSTAHTRLIHDFEPRDALTYLEGKNIFTEDHSELISKMSTRLERIANFLRIYRRQASELGPLIDFFNYNNQSHLADFLEDYIDFAINEPDLLRPVVIAPQFSRQMLDRKLLLGNVPKQMTCYIREYHVDRVIKKLDEMCDLDSFFLFLHGRAGSGKSVIASQALSKSDQLIGINYDSIVWLKDSGTAPKSTFDLFTDILLMLKSEDDLLNFPSVEHVTSVVLKRMICNALIDRPNTLFVFDDVVQEETIRWAQELRLRCLVTTRDVEISNAASQTCEFIEVTSLEIDECYDFLEAYGMPMPVGEKEEDVLNKTIELSSGNPATLMMFFKSCEPKTFEKMAQLNNKLESRGLVGVECITPYSYKSLAMALQRCVEVLSDEDRSALAFAVVMPPGVDIPVKLWSCVIPVDICSNEEEQLDDEVADRLKRLSKRGALLSGKRMPVLTFKIDHIIHMFLKHVVDAQTIANGISILEQRLLEIGNNNVSVPERHIPSHFQKFRRSSASEMYPKTTEETVIRPEDFPKFMQLHQKFYDSLKNFACC
- the ced-4 gene encoding Cell death protein 4 (Confirmed by transcript evidence); this encodes MLCEIECRALSTAHTRLIHDFEPRDALTYLEGKNIFTEDHSELISKMSTRLERIANFLRIYRRQASELGPLIDFFNYNNQSHLADFLEDYIDFAINEPDLLRPVVIAPQFSRQMLDRKLLLGNVPKQMTCYIREYHVDRVIKKLDEMCDLDSFFLFLHGRAGSGKSVIASQALSKSDQLIGINYDSIVWLKDSGTAPKSTFDLFTDILLMLARVVSDTDDSHSITDFINRVLSRSEDDLLNFPSVEHVTSVVLKRMICNALIDRPNTLFVFDDVVQEETIRWAQELRLRCLVTTRDVEISNAASQTCEFIEVTSLEIDECYDFLEAYGMPMPVGEKEEDVLNKTIELSSGNPATLMMFFKSCEPKTFEKMAQLNNKLESRGLVGVECITPYSYKSLAMALQRCVEVLSDEDRSALAFAVVMPPGVDIPVKLWSCVIPVDICSNEEEQLDDEVADRLKRLSKRGALLSGKRMPVLTFKIDHIIHMFLKHVVDAQTIANGISILEQRLLEIGNNNVSVPERHIPSHFQKFRRSSASEMYPKTTEETVIRPEDFPKFMQLHQKFYDSLKNFACC